One window of Leopardus geoffroyi isolate Oge1 chromosome B3, O.geoffroyi_Oge1_pat1.0, whole genome shotgun sequence genomic DNA carries:
- the CALML4 gene encoding calmodulin-like protein 4 isoform X5, which produces MHTQIKQEDPKKEILLAMLMADKEKKGYIMASELRSKLMTLGEKLTHKEVDDLFREAEIEPNGKVKYDEFIDKITIPVQDY; this is translated from the exons ATGCACACGCAAATAAAACAAGAGGACCCAAAGAAAGAAATCCTCTTGGCCATGTTGATGGCAGACAAGGAGAAGAAAGGCTACATCATGGCGTCCGAGCTGCGGTCAAAACTCATGACACTGGGGGAGAAGCTCACCCACAAGGAAG TGGACGATCTTTTCAGGGAAGCAGAGATTGAGCCAAATGGCAAAGTGAAGTATGATGAATTTATCGACAAGATCACCATCCCTGTGCAGGACTACTGA